A genomic region of Streptosporangium lutulentum contains the following coding sequences:
- a CDS encoding AfsR/SARP family transcriptional regulator → MGNGDRSSLHVTLLGGFRLFAGSDQMTLSGGSERLLAFTALCGQAVPRNLIAGTLWPDTSEQRAYSSLRSALARLDGVGRKILDVGATEIRLSPEVRVDLHGARALARRVLDPAVMTEEEDLSAKAVEALSGGLLPGWYDGWVLAEAEEWQQLRLHALEALTADFIMAGRFADAVSAAGVAVRAEPLRESACAALIRAHLAEGNQAEALRHFKRYERHLHEELALRPTPQLRELLAELHGALGR, encoded by the coding sequence ATGGGAAACGGCGACCGGTCTTCTCTGCACGTCACCCTTCTGGGGGGTTTCCGGCTGTTCGCCGGAAGCGACCAGATGACACTCTCCGGCGGATCCGAGCGCCTCCTGGCCTTCACCGCCCTCTGCGGCCAGGCCGTTCCCCGGAACCTGATAGCCGGAACCCTCTGGCCCGACACATCCGAGCAGCGTGCGTATTCGAGCCTGCGGTCGGCGCTGGCGCGACTCGACGGCGTCGGGCGGAAGATCCTCGACGTCGGCGCCACCGAGATACGGCTGTCGCCCGAGGTGCGCGTGGATCTCCACGGAGCCCGGGCGCTGGCCCGCCGGGTCCTCGATCCCGCCGTGATGACCGAGGAGGAGGATCTCAGCGCGAAGGCCGTCGAGGCGCTGTCGGGCGGCCTGTTGCCCGGCTGGTACGACGGCTGGGTCCTCGCCGAGGCGGAAGAGTGGCAGCAACTGCGCCTGCACGCCCTGGAGGCGCTGACCGCCGACTTCATCATGGCGGGCCGGTTCGCCGACGCGGTCTCCGCCGCCGGCGTCGCCGTACGGGCCGAGCCGCTGCGCGAGAGCGCCTGCGCCGCGCTCATCAGGGCCCATCTCGCCGAGGGAAACCAGGCCGAGGCGTTGCGGCACTTCAAGCGTTACGAGCGGCACCTGCACGAGGAGCTCGCTCTTCGGCCGACGCCTCAACTGCGCGAACTTCTCGCCGAACTTCACGGGGCCCTGGGCCGGTGA